In a genomic window of Mycolicibacter heraklionensis:
- the mshA gene encoding D-inositol-3-phosphate glycosyltransferase yields the protein MGYDVGGVGSVRSDVHRVALLSVHTSPLAQPGTGDAGGMNVYVLQSALHLARRGVSVEVFTRATSSVDPPVQHVAPGVLVRNVVAGPFEGLDKNDLPTQLCAFAAGVLRAEAAHEPGYYDVVHSHYWLSGQVGWLAADRWAVPLVHTAHTLAGVKNAALAAGDAPEPPLRTVGEQQVVDAADRLIVNTDDEAQQLVDLHEADPRRIDVAHPGVDLEVFRPGDKRAARAALGLSVGEPIVAFVGRIQPLKAPDILLRAAAKLPGVRVVVAGGPSGSSGLAEPGGLVRLAAELGTSDRVTFLPPQSREDLAMLFQAADLVAVPSYSESFGLVALEAQACGTPVVAAAVGGLPVAVRDGVTGRLVDGHGIEAWTTALDELLRLGSGPRGWAMRRAAVSHAAQFSWERTVDAQLASYTHAIEDFAAARGGRMRVLGSARRPRRWPTRRGARA from the coding sequence GTGGGCTACGACGTTGGAGGGGTTGGGAGCGTCAGATCCGATGTGCACCGAGTAGCGCTGCTGTCGGTACACACCTCGCCGCTGGCCCAGCCCGGCACCGGCGATGCCGGTGGCATGAACGTCTACGTCCTGCAGAGCGCGCTGCATTTGGCGCGCCGCGGGGTGTCGGTGGAAGTGTTCACCCGCGCCACGTCGTCGGTCGACCCGCCGGTGCAGCACGTGGCGCCCGGCGTGCTGGTGCGCAACGTGGTGGCCGGGCCGTTCGAAGGTTTGGACAAGAACGACCTGCCCACGCAGCTGTGCGCGTTCGCCGCCGGGGTGCTGCGCGCCGAGGCCGCCCACGAGCCCGGTTACTACGACGTCGTGCATTCGCACTACTGGCTGTCCGGGCAGGTCGGCTGGCTGGCCGCGGACCGGTGGGCGGTGCCGCTGGTGCACACCGCGCACACCCTGGCCGGGGTGAAGAACGCCGCCCTGGCCGCCGGGGACGCCCCGGAACCGCCGCTGCGCACGGTCGGCGAGCAGCAGGTCGTCGATGCCGCCGACCGGCTCATCGTCAATACCGACGATGAAGCCCAGCAACTCGTCGACCTGCATGAGGCGGACCCGCGCCGGATCGACGTGGCGCACCCGGGCGTCGACCTGGAGGTGTTCCGGCCCGGCGACAAGCGGGCGGCCCGGGCGGCGTTGGGGTTGTCGGTAGGCGAACCGATCGTGGCGTTCGTCGGCCGCATCCAGCCGCTCAAGGCGCCCGACATCCTGCTGCGGGCGGCCGCGAAACTGCCCGGGGTGCGTGTGGTGGTGGCCGGCGGGCCGTCGGGCAGCAGCGGGCTGGCGGAACCGGGCGGCCTGGTTCGGCTCGCCGCCGAACTGGGTACCAGTGACCGGGTGACCTTCCTGCCGCCGCAGTCCCGCGAGGATCTGGCGATGCTGTTCCAAGCCGCCGACCTGGTGGCCGTGCCGAGCTACTCCGAATCGTTCGGGCTGGTGGCCCTGGAGGCCCAGGCGTGCGGGACGCCGGTGGTGGCCGCGGCCGTCGGTGGGCTGCCGGTCGCGGTGCGCGACGGCGTCACCGGGCGTCTGGTCGACGGGCACGGGATTGAGGCGTGGACGACCGCCCTCGATGAGCTGCTGCGGCTCGGTTCCGGGCCCCGGGGATGGGCGATGCGCAGGGCCGCCGTCAGCCATGCGGCGCAGTTTTCCTGGGAGCGCACCGTCGACGCCCAATTGGCCAGCTACACGCACGCGATCGAAGACTTCGCCGCGGCCCGGGGCGGCCGGATGCGGGTGCTCGGATCGGCGCGCCGGCCTCGCCGGTGGCCGACGCGGCGCGGGGCGCGCGCATGA
- a CDS encoding YbjN domain-containing protein, producing MNRSDVQELIESTLQAAELAYSPTPGSHGGLPGLIVELPGERKLKTNTILSVGEHSVRVEAFVCRQPDENHAGVYRYLLQRNRRLYGVAYTLDNVGDIYLVGRMALTSVTPEEIDRVLGQVLEAVDFDFNTLLELGFATSIQKEWEWRVSTGQSLKNLRAFEHLIPPSS from the coding sequence ATGAACCGCAGCGACGTCCAGGAGCTCATCGAAAGCACCCTGCAGGCGGCTGAGCTGGCCTATTCGCCGACCCCGGGCTCACACGGCGGGCTGCCCGGGCTGATCGTGGAACTGCCCGGCGAGCGCAAACTCAAGACCAACACCATCCTCAGTGTCGGAGAGCACTCGGTGCGCGTCGAGGCGTTCGTCTGCCGTCAGCCCGACGAGAACCACGCCGGGGTCTACCGGTACCTGCTCCAGCGCAACCGCCGGCTGTACGGGGTGGCCTACACCCTGGACAACGTCGGCGACATCTACCTCGTCGGTCGCATGGCGCTGACTTCGGTGACGCCCGAGGAGATCGACCGGGTGCTCGGACAGGTGCTCGAAGCCGTCGACTTCGACTTCAATACGTTGCTGGAGTTGGGATTTGCCACCTCGATCCAGAAGGAATGGGAGTGGCGGGTGTCCACCGGACAGTCGCTGAAGAACCTGCGGGCGTTCGAGCATTTGATCCCGCCGAGCAGCTGA
- a CDS encoding wax ester/triacylglycerol synthase family O-acyltransferase, producing MNGMSVLDAAMITGDSLFHPINIGAVLILAPPEDAGERFADQLYRQALNHTGAVDHRLRRVPHRSPRTGGMWVWRDEHDLDLEQHLARRTLPAGSGRDELWRLIGELHAERLDRSRPLWTAVLIDGLADGRIAFYAKVHHIIVDGVAGLRMISDGLSPDPDRRGMSPFYAAQHSRTAQPTADSGSDLIAPLRRLAGAAVSGVTMLEHLVESPARAVLATLTGRTPIPAVGAPFTPFNRRLGPKRGVVAGSWAKSRIRAVQQATGTTANDVTTAVVGGVLRSWLTDHGCLPGQSLVAFCPITVRAPNATSDDSGNRFGAWLCPIGTDVADPVQRLRRVHRSMREGKRYVARYGSGASLSLLAPSIASTIFQAVAPVSPRIRTGYNLPISSVPGPRDEMYWNGAHVEEIYPVSTVFDGQTLNVTLCSYADRIGIGYVGDGEVMPDIATLVPRTERCLRELESAVLPDG from the coding sequence ATGAACGGGATGAGCGTCCTTGACGCAGCGATGATCACCGGGGACTCGTTGTTCCACCCGATCAACATCGGCGCGGTGCTGATTCTCGCGCCGCCGGAAGATGCGGGCGAACGGTTCGCCGACCAGCTCTACCGCCAGGCACTGAACCACACCGGCGCCGTCGACCACCGCCTCCGCCGCGTTCCGCACCGGAGCCCGCGCACCGGCGGCATGTGGGTCTGGCGCGATGAACACGACCTCGACCTGGAGCAGCACCTCGCCCGACGGACCCTGCCGGCCGGCAGCGGCCGTGACGAACTGTGGCGGCTCATCGGCGAACTGCACGCCGAGCGACTGGACCGGTCGCGGCCGCTGTGGACGGCCGTCCTGATCGACGGGCTCGCCGACGGCAGAATCGCCTTCTACGCCAAGGTCCATCACATCATCGTGGACGGCGTTGCGGGGCTACGGATGATCAGCGACGGGCTGAGCCCGGATCCTGATCGGCGCGGCATGTCACCGTTCTACGCCGCACAGCACAGCCGGACGGCCCAGCCGACCGCCGATTCCGGATCGGATCTGATCGCACCGCTGCGACGCCTGGCCGGCGCCGCCGTCTCCGGTGTGACGATGCTCGAGCACCTCGTCGAAAGCCCGGCACGCGCCGTGCTCGCGACACTCACCGGCCGCACCCCCATCCCGGCGGTCGGCGCGCCGTTCACGCCGTTCAACCGGCGGCTGGGACCCAAACGCGGCGTCGTCGCCGGCAGCTGGGCCAAGAGCCGCATCCGGGCGGTGCAGCAGGCCACCGGCACCACGGCCAACGACGTCACCACCGCCGTCGTCGGTGGGGTGCTGCGCAGCTGGCTGACCGATCATGGCTGCCTGCCGGGGCAATCGCTGGTGGCGTTCTGCCCCATCACCGTGCGCGCCCCCAACGCCACCTCCGATGACTCCGGAAACCGTTTCGGCGCATGGCTGTGCCCGATCGGCACCGACGTTGCCGACCCGGTGCAACGACTCCGGCGGGTGCACCGGTCCATGCGTGAAGGCAAACGCTATGTCGCCCGGTACGGGTCGGGGGCATCGCTGTCGCTGCTGGCGCCCAGCATCGCCTCGACCATCTTCCAGGCGGTTGCGCCGGTGAGTCCGCGGATACGAACCGGATACAACCTTCCGATATCCAGCGTGCCCGGGCCGCGCGATGAAATGTATTGGAACGGTGCACATGTCGAAGAGATCTATCCGGTGTCGACCGTTTTCGACGGCCAGACGCTCAATGTCACGTTGTGCTCGTATGCCGACCGCATCGGTATCGGCTATGTCGGCGACGGCGAGGTGATGCCCGATATCGCAACGCTGGTGCCGAGGACCGAGCGCTGCCTGCGCGAGTTGGAGTCGGCGGTCCTGCCCGACGGGTGA
- a CDS encoding alpha/beta hydrolase family protein, translated as MAVEPSDPARERSGPAGRSPVTAPLGTVTRPFRRTGRYYARMWRDYLDERHEEDLPVARPTLALATQAFRDEVVLLGLRGRRPIGGMDVFERINAEVSEAIDFYGSRGFLDEPEKFFAAPPPLTEVTLLPREGRRRSHDRIRWESGYAPLPGEPGAQRWRSYTGNDRAYAILLRHHEPRPWLVGVHGAEMGRAGLDLWLFRARHLHEKFGLNIVLPVLPMHGPRARGLPKGAAFPGEDALDNVHAGAQGVWDVRRLLSWIRAQEPESPIGLNSISMGGYIAALVASLEDDLTCAILGVPVADVVQLLGRHSGLSRTDPRRQTVVLAEPLGRMTSPLSLQPRVPMRGRFIYAGIADRVVHPREQVVRLWEHWGKPEIVWYRGGHTGFFEARPVQRFVEAAIVQSGLLD; from the coding sequence ATGGCAGTAGAACCCAGCGACCCCGCCCGGGAGCGCAGTGGGCCCGCCGGGCGGTCGCCCGTCACCGCCCCGTTGGGGACGGTGACCCGGCCGTTTCGGCGTACCGGCCGGTACTACGCACGGATGTGGCGCGACTACCTCGACGAGCGCCACGAGGAGGACCTGCCCGTCGCCCGGCCGACCCTCGCGTTGGCCACCCAGGCCTTCCGCGACGAAGTCGTCCTGCTCGGACTGCGGGGACGCCGTCCGATCGGCGGCATGGACGTCTTCGAACGCATCAACGCCGAGGTCTCCGAGGCGATCGACTTCTACGGTTCGCGCGGCTTTCTCGACGAACCGGAGAAGTTCTTCGCCGCACCGCCGCCGCTGACCGAGGTCACCCTGCTGCCCCGGGAAGGCCGTCGGCGATCCCATGACCGGATCCGCTGGGAGAGCGGATACGCACCGCTGCCGGGGGAGCCCGGCGCGCAGCGGTGGCGCAGTTACACCGGCAACGACCGCGCCTACGCGATTCTGCTGCGACATCACGAGCCCCGACCGTGGCTGGTGGGTGTGCACGGCGCCGAGATGGGCCGTGCCGGGCTGGACCTGTGGCTGTTTCGGGCGCGCCACCTGCATGAGAAATTCGGCCTGAACATCGTCCTGCCGGTGCTGCCCATGCACGGGCCGCGGGCACGTGGCCTGCCCAAGGGGGCGGCCTTCCCCGGCGAGGACGCCCTGGACAACGTGCACGCCGGCGCCCAGGGAGTCTGGGATGTCCGACGCCTGCTGAGCTGGATCCGCGCGCAGGAGCCGGAGTCGCCGATCGGGCTGAACAGCATCTCGATGGGCGGCTACATCGCCGCTTTGGTTGCCAGCCTGGAGGACGATCTGACCTGCGCCATTCTGGGGGTGCCGGTGGCCGATGTGGTCCAGTTGCTGGGTCGGCACTCCGGTCTGAGCCGCACCGACCCGCGCCGGCAGACGGTCGTGCTGGCCGAGCCGCTCGGCCGGATGACGTCGCCGCTGTCGCTGCAGCCCCGGGTCCCGATGCGGGGCCGTTTCATCTACGCCGGCATCGCCGACCGGGTGGTGCACCCACGCGAGCAGGTGGTCCGGCTGTGGGAGCACTGGGGCAAGCCGGAGATCGTCTGGTACCGCGGCGGGCACACCGGATTCTTCGAAGCTCGACCGGTTCAGCGGTTCGTCGAGGCGGCCATCGTGCAGTCCGGGCTGCTCGACTGA